One region of Vigna angularis cultivar LongXiaoDou No.4 chromosome 10, ASM1680809v1, whole genome shotgun sequence genomic DNA includes:
- the LOC128194377 gene encoding secreted RxLR effector protein 161-like has protein sequence MVGGPIFERLRPNPVTQQRKAKASLEASVIQKLGEKRESSCQRERKRAIFMWEYMKNISYASTIGSLMYAQVCTGPDIAYVVGVLGRYQSNPGVDHWKAAKKVMRYRQGTKDYMIIYRRTECLEVISYSDLDYVGCVDSQKSTTGYIFMLADEVVSWRSVKQTLIATSTMNFVSYFEATYPMMPLKLYCDNSATVFMAKNNSKWMSK, from the exons ATGGTAGGAG GCCCAATCTTTGAAAGACTGAGGCCCAATCCTGTGACCCAACAGCGTAAGGCAAAGGCCTCACTTGAAGCTTCTGTGATTCAGAAGTTAGGTGAGAAGCGTGAATCTTCGTGccagagagaaaggaagagggCGATCTTCATG TGGGAATACATGAAGAATATTTCATACGCTTCAACTATCGGAAGCCTTATGTATGCTCAAGTTTGTACTGGACCTGACATTGcatatgttgttggagttttgGGAAGATATCAAAGTAATCCAGGCGTTGACcactggaaagctgcaaagaagGTAATGAGATATCGTCAAGGGACAAAAGATTACATGATCATATATAGGCGAACTGAATGTTTAGAGGTGATTAGCTACTCTGATTTAGACTATGTTGGCTGCGTTGATTCACAAAAATCAACAActggttatatttttatgttagcCGATGAAGTTGTATCTTGGAGAAGTGTCAAGCAGACCTTAATTGCTACTTCTACTATGAATTTCGTTTCCTATTTTGAGGCTACATATCCCATGAT GCCATTAAAGTTGTACTGTGACAACTCTGCTACAGTGTTTATGGCTAAGAACAATAGCAAGTGGATGTCGAAGTAA
- the LOC108335103 gene encoding F-box protein SKIP31 isoform X1 has translation MTFSEDEDETLAQFLESEVLSEASDKEEETGEEPKAKRKRTEEDESTKGKEISDSSPAQKSMVVNNTVLQRRIETGCFSKVPPELFHHILKFLSSEDLVSCSLVCRFLNCAASDESLWRRLYCMRWGLLPPTRKLRECPWKKLYIQRDGEDMVELVRNCQNEFKEYYIQMQAAKRSQAPLPSQLKDDRIILDKTLADQVASWKSSRGLSDVVVADHTCSGENCSYYQIGDVFICEKTGQVHVCDDTCREVIMDPTNELLVCTISGHCFDRLLSPSEMEPDAEQQQGGVTDEAEPFMGSGRFARAYLLGYNCADEKELEATLRFC, from the exons ATGACCTTCtccgaggacgaggacgagacTCTGGCCCAATTTCTGGAATCAGAGGTTCTCTCGGAGGCATCTGACAAG GAAGAGGAAACTGGGGAGGAACCAAAAGCAAAGAGAAAGCGCACAGAGGAGGACGAGAGTactaaaggaaaagaaatttctgATTCATCACCTGCACAGAAGAGCATGGTTGTCAACAATACTGTGTTGCAGAGAAGGATTGAGACTGGTTGTTTCAGCAAAGTTCCACCCGAGCTTTTCCATCATATCCTTAAATTTCTGTCTTCTGAG GACCTTGTTTCTTGTTCCTTAGTCTGTAGGTTTCTAAACTGTGCTGCATCAGATGAGTCATTGTGGCGTCGTCT GTACTGTATGCGATGGGGTCTTCTCCCCCCTACCCGGAAGTTAAGGGAATGCCCATGGAAGAAGTTATACATCCAG CGTGATGGAGAGGACATGGTTGAACTTGTTAGGAACTGCCAAAATGAGTTTAAGGAGTACTACATTCAAATGCAAGCAGCTAAGCGAAGTCAAGCTCCTCTTCCTTCACAG TTGAAGGACGATAGGATAATTCTTGACAAAACATTAGCTGATCAAGTGGCATCATGGAAAAGCAGCAGAGGCCTAAGTGATGTAGTGGTGGCTGATCATACTTGTTCTGGGGAAAATTGCTCTTACTACcaaattggagatgtatttatTTGTGAGAAGACTGGACAAGTTCATG ttTGTGACGATACATGTAGAGAAGTAATTATGGATCCCACAAACGAGCTTTTGGTATGTACAATATCAGGTCACTGTTTTGATAGATTGTTGTCACCTTCTGAAATGGAGCCTGATGCT GAGCAGCAGCAAGGTGGTGTGACTGATGAGGCAGAACCATTTATGGGATCTGGCCGTTTTG CACGAGCTTATTTGCTGGGGTACAATTGTGCTGATGAAAAGGAGCTTGAAGCTACTTTGAGGTTTTGCTGA
- the LOC108335103 gene encoding F-box protein SKIP31 isoform X2: MTFSEDEDETLAQFLESEVLSEASDKEEETGEEPKAKRKRTEEDESTKGKEISDSSPAQKSMVVNNTVLQRRIETGCFSKVPPELFHHILKFLSSEDLVSCSLVCRFLNCAASDESLWRRLYCMRWGLLPPTRKLRECPWKKLYIQRDGEDMVELVRNCQNEFKEYYIQMQAAKRSQAPLPSQLKDDRIILDKTLADQVASWKSSRGLSDVVVADHTCSGENCSYYQIGDVFICEKTGQVHVCDDTCREVIMDPTNELLVCTISGHCFDRLLSPSEMEPDAVSVSSSKVV; the protein is encoded by the exons ATGACCTTCtccgaggacgaggacgagacTCTGGCCCAATTTCTGGAATCAGAGGTTCTCTCGGAGGCATCTGACAAG GAAGAGGAAACTGGGGAGGAACCAAAAGCAAAGAGAAAGCGCACAGAGGAGGACGAGAGTactaaaggaaaagaaatttctgATTCATCACCTGCACAGAAGAGCATGGTTGTCAACAATACTGTGTTGCAGAGAAGGATTGAGACTGGTTGTTTCAGCAAAGTTCCACCCGAGCTTTTCCATCATATCCTTAAATTTCTGTCTTCTGAG GACCTTGTTTCTTGTTCCTTAGTCTGTAGGTTTCTAAACTGTGCTGCATCAGATGAGTCATTGTGGCGTCGTCT GTACTGTATGCGATGGGGTCTTCTCCCCCCTACCCGGAAGTTAAGGGAATGCCCATGGAAGAAGTTATACATCCAG CGTGATGGAGAGGACATGGTTGAACTTGTTAGGAACTGCCAAAATGAGTTTAAGGAGTACTACATTCAAATGCAAGCAGCTAAGCGAAGTCAAGCTCCTCTTCCTTCACAG TTGAAGGACGATAGGATAATTCTTGACAAAACATTAGCTGATCAAGTGGCATCATGGAAAAGCAGCAGAGGCCTAAGTGATGTAGTGGTGGCTGATCATACTTGTTCTGGGGAAAATTGCTCTTACTACcaaattggagatgtatttatTTGTGAGAAGACTGGACAAGTTCATG ttTGTGACGATACATGTAGAGAAGTAATTATGGATCCCACAAACGAGCTTTTGGTATGTACAATATCAGGTCACTGTTTTGATAGATTGTTGTCACCTTCTGAAATGGAGCCTGATGCTGTAAGTGT GAGCAGCAGCAAGGTGGTGTGA